The Bifidobacterium eulemuris genome includes a window with the following:
- a CDS encoding DUF4125 family protein: MKEIINTIIRLEWEQFQRTNNEGGRAACQGNWPTFRQMRASQFLTWEPPLLESYRDDLLEADRTGRNLITEKYGRMMASTVPAEYRERIEPYIPRLSEARVATQERIIATQVAWAADFRERYPKLGQAMRVLTTAEDTPEITSFETYLRGELGTYSERTLELYERMVNEYKTAGRNLTEETILNTVRLGGFAGLDEAEAAQ, encoded by the coding sequence TTGAAGGAAATTATCAACACCATTATCCGGCTGGAGTGGGAGCAGTTCCAACGCACCAACAACGAGGGCGGACGCGCCGCCTGCCAAGGCAACTGGCCGACGTTCCGCCAGATGCGCGCCAGCCAGTTCCTCACGTGGGAACCGCCGTTGCTGGAAAGCTACCGCGACGACCTGTTGGAGGCCGACCGCACGGGACGCAATCTCATCACCGAGAAATACGGCCGCATGATGGCCTCGACCGTGCCCGCGGAATACCGGGAACGCATCGAACCGTATATTCCGCGCCTGTCTGAAGCCCGCGTGGCCACACAGGAGAGGATCATCGCCACGCAGGTGGCGTGGGCGGCCGATTTCCGCGAACGCTACCCCAAACTGGGACAGGCCATGCGCGTACTCACCACCGCCGAGGACACACCTGAGATCACGTCGTTCGAAACGTATCTGCGCGGCGAACTCGGCACGTATTCCGAACGCACGTTGGAACTCTACGAACGGATGGTCAATGAATACAAAACCGCCGGCCGCAACCTGACCGAGGAGACCATCCTCAATACCGTGCGGCTCGGCGGTTTCGCCGGCCTCGACGAGGCCGAAGCGGCTCAGTAG
- a CDS encoding DUF308 domain-containing protein, producing the protein MSDETETTVMPTPADDERTQTIDAVPADMVDESQTVEESAEVDDLDMTKPLDELVQERAEQDAQNTQTVPQVPLYATQPPSGGSAARGGSVPQGGNPWAQPGPQPFVQVPPQPVTERPVIHKTGPSVATIVLGVLLAIMGVIAIVFGMETPILSLDFVADSRMMVGAIFGVVGGGLVLVAIIWGLVGLVRSKRQSAEDGEDSDSPATGE; encoded by the coding sequence ATGAGCGACGAAACCGAAACCACAGTCATGCCGACGCCTGCGGATGACGAGCGTACGCAAACCATCGACGCCGTGCCCGCCGATATGGTTGACGAATCTCAGACGGTCGAGGAATCTGCTGAGGTGGACGATCTTGATATGACGAAGCCGCTTGACGAGTTGGTTCAGGAGCGGGCCGAACAGGATGCTCAGAACACCCAGACGGTTCCGCAGGTGCCGTTGTACGCCACCCAGCCGCCGTCCGGCGGTTCGGCGGCGCGCGGCGGATCCGTGCCGCAGGGCGGTAATCCATGGGCACAACCCGGCCCTCAGCCCTTCGTGCAGGTGCCGCCGCAGCCGGTGACGGAACGTCCGGTGATCCATAAAACCGGGCCGAGCGTCGCTACCATCGTGTTGGGCGTGTTGCTCGCGATAATGGGCGTGATCGCCATCGTATTCGGTATGGAGACGCCGATTCTGAGTCTGGATTTCGTCGCCGATTCACGCATGATGGTCGGTGCCATATTCGGCGTCGTCGGCGGCGGATTGGTGCTGGTCGCCATCATTTGGGGATTGGTGGGGCTGGTCCGATCCAAGCGTCAGAGCGCAGAAGACGGCGAAGACTCCGACAGTCCGGCGACGGGCGAGTAG
- a CDS encoding PspC domain-containing protein: protein MNDMYGGPQPGPYHSSETNGQGGSPSQSQYAQGGQTGQSNHAGQAGYTGQYAQYGPNQSGQHRPRVDERFFVWVRSSAITRGDDRWIGGVCSGLARRLGWSPTLVRALVLASVLLFGFGAALYAIGWMLMPDDRDGRILAEELIAGRWDWSCAGAFACLALAICIPGAGWLAIALAVLALWILAQGGIRQQEGYGFAHHGPAPQTGAPGTSAPSAAAASGMGAPSGAAGTASQFTPPAAQGTAYAASGSPSTMGYGPAEPATRPMPAQSNHYEPPVQSDSPAQPQGGAAYRNQPQTAPRPAAAAYAPAQATYAVPLSVSPRPVKPRVARRKPAGPIVVLASLGLILISAALLVGGFLGPVGVDGLEQLVRYGTIWSGAVCALLGVVIVALGLIGRRTGGLHPFVWIAAFLAFCMVCLSAAYSYVYDDLRLLWARDGYEVVNLGDDVYGFDSSERQMQTLNDGVVFRGMDYDRSIANIDLTDWEERYGTHDLTTQRLDGESQTVESGCPAGQLNISATKAQVQVTIPDGCTWAWGESGDSFIHGFSALGGKYAAMTDSGMGASIGFSSGGYWVDSYGSEYQWLRDDDEIVNGVDLYINVENVTEAQVRVVYESDSTLASAASTSALTKEN from the coding sequence ATGAACGATATGTATGGCGGCCCGCAGCCCGGGCCTTATCACTCTTCCGAAACGAACGGCCAAGGCGGGAGTCCCAGCCAATCCCAATACGCGCAAGGCGGCCAGACCGGCCAATCCAACCACGCCGGACAGGCTGGCTACACCGGCCAATACGCCCAGTACGGCCCGAACCAGTCGGGCCAACACCGACCGCGCGTGGACGAACGCTTCTTCGTATGGGTGCGTTCCAGCGCCATCACGCGCGGCGACGACCGCTGGATCGGCGGCGTGTGCAGCGGACTGGCCCGACGCCTGGGCTGGAGCCCGACCCTCGTGCGCGCCCTGGTACTCGCCTCCGTGCTGCTCTTCGGCTTCGGCGCGGCGCTGTACGCCATTGGCTGGATGCTGATGCCCGACGATCGCGACGGACGCATCCTGGCTGAGGAACTCATCGCCGGACGTTGGGATTGGAGCTGCGCTGGCGCGTTCGCCTGCCTGGCGCTCGCGATCTGCATTCCTGGCGCGGGATGGCTGGCCATCGCTCTGGCAGTGCTGGCCTTGTGGATCCTCGCCCAAGGCGGCATCCGCCAGCAGGAGGGATACGGCTTCGCCCACCACGGTCCCGCACCGCAGACGGGCGCTCCCGGTACCTCCGCGCCATCAGCGGCGGCCGCTTCCGGTATGGGCGCTCCATCTGGCGCAGCCGGAACCGCATCGCAATTCACGCCTCCCGCTGCCCAAGGGACCGCCTATGCCGCTTCCGGCAGTCCTTCGACGATGGGCTATGGTCCCGCCGAGCCTGCGACGCGACCTATGCCGGCGCAATCGAATCACTATGAGCCGCCGGTTCAATCCGACTCACCGGCGCAGCCGCAGGGCGGGGCTGCGTACCGGAACCAACCGCAGACGGCTCCACGCCCCGCGGCCGCGGCCTATGCGCCGGCTCAGGCGACTTATGCCGTGCCGCTCTCTGTCTCGCCACGTCCGGTCAAACCGCGCGTCGCCCGCCGCAAGCCGGCCGGACCCATTGTGGTGCTGGCCTCGCTCGGATTGATCCTCATCTCCGCAGCCCTGCTGGTGGGAGGATTCCTCGGACCCGTCGGAGTCGACGGTCTGGAACAGCTGGTCCGCTATGGCACCATCTGGAGCGGCGCGGTGTGCGCGCTGCTGGGCGTGGTGATCGTCGCGCTCGGCCTGATCGGACGGCGCACCGGAGGCCTGCACCCATTCGTGTGGATCGCCGCGTTCCTCGCCTTCTGCATGGTGTGCCTCTCCGCCGCCTACTCGTACGTCTACGACGACCTGCGCCTGTTGTGGGCGAGGGACGGCTATGAGGTCGTGAACCTCGGCGACGACGTCTACGGCTTCGACTCCAGCGAACGGCAGATGCAAACGCTTAACGACGGCGTGGTGTTCCGCGGCATGGACTATGACCGCAGCATCGCGAACATCGACCTGACCGACTGGGAGGAGCGCTACGGCACGCATGATCTGACGACGCAGCGGTTGGACGGCGAAAGCCAAACCGTGGAGTCGGGATGTCCGGCGGGACAGCTGAACATCAGCGCCACCAAGGCGCAGGTGCAGGTGACGATCCCCGACGGATGCACCTGGGCCTGGGGGGAGAGCGGCGATAGCTTCATCCACGGCTTCTCGGCGCTCGGCGGCAAATACGCCGCCATGACCGACAGCGGCATGGGCGCGTCCATCGGATTCTCCTCCGGCGGATACTGGGTCGACAGCTATGGCTCCGAGTACCAGTGGCTGAGAGACGACGATGAAATCGTGAACGGGGTCGATTTGTACATCAATGTGGAGAACGTGACCGAAGCGCAGGTGCGCGTCGTCTACGAATCCGACAGCACGCTGGCCAGCGCCGCGTCGACGTCGGCCCTTACGAAGGAGAACTGA
- a CDS encoding ATP-binding protein, with translation MAPAKLPLMRPKQGRWLTGVCKGVSLHLGVSVVWVRLAFLVAACLWGTGVVAYLFLWIFTPVGDPVEAARRQAHDATAEAPLSRGNAAFPTGPAHAPDDADTADEDNARSPDAGAQETVVDALRRAPKPALVASAGMVLLMLAVVMSYAHHEELILPLLFGISGLLVAWARYDAREGQMPTMVGGIALIFLAYAAYVINVMYSDWGSDPLSLIAAGLAMLIGVGLAIVPWANAMIRSLAAERAMKEREEERADMTAHLHDGVLQTLALIQLHAKEPDTVFTLARGQERELREWLYQTRSTSDRSVNAGLKQIAAAIEDEHGKPIDVVTVGDARPSAQTDALLDATRQALVNAVTHGGEPVSVYCEAGETQVEVFVRDHGDGFDMDAVPADRLGIRESIIGRVRRRGGTVEVVSRPDWGTEVRMRIPITGDTPHTTAASNPNAGQRQSDPAAA, from the coding sequence ATGGCGCCGGCCAAACTGCCGCTGATGCGCCCCAAGCAGGGACGCTGGCTGACCGGTGTCTGCAAAGGCGTCAGTCTGCATCTGGGCGTTTCGGTCGTCTGGGTGCGTCTGGCGTTCCTTGTGGCCGCCTGCCTGTGGGGCACCGGCGTGGTCGCCTATCTGTTTTTATGGATTTTCACTCCGGTGGGCGATCCGGTCGAGGCCGCGCGCCGCCAAGCGCATGACGCGACGGCGGAAGCGCCGCTTTCGCGCGGCAATGCGGCGTTCCCCACCGGCCCCGCGCATGCGCCAGACGACGCCGATACCGCAGACGAGGATAACGCCCGCTCCCCCGACGCCGGCGCGCAGGAGACCGTGGTCGACGCGTTGCGCCGCGCCCCCAAGCCCGCTCTGGTGGCCTCGGCTGGCATGGTTCTGCTGATGTTGGCGGTGGTGATGTCGTACGCGCATCACGAGGAGTTGATTCTGCCGCTGCTGTTCGGCATATCCGGATTGCTGGTGGCGTGGGCGCGCTACGACGCCAGGGAGGGGCAGATGCCGACGATGGTCGGCGGCATCGCGCTGATCTTCCTCGCCTATGCGGCCTATGTGATCAACGTCATGTATTCCGATTGGGGTTCCGACCCGTTGAGCCTGATCGCCGCCGGATTGGCGATGCTCATCGGCGTGGGATTGGCGATCGTGCCGTGGGCCAATGCGATGATCCGCTCGCTCGCCGCCGAACGCGCGATGAAGGAGCGTGAGGAGGAGCGCGCCGATATGACCGCGCATCTGCACGACGGCGTGCTGCAGACGCTCGCACTGATCCAGCTGCACGCCAAGGAGCCGGATACGGTGTTCACCCTGGCCCGCGGGCAGGAGCGCGAGCTGCGCGAATGGCTGTATCAGACGCGTTCCACCTCGGACCGTTCGGTGAACGCCGGATTGAAGCAGATCGCCGCCGCCATCGAAGACGAGCATGGCAAGCCGATCGACGTGGTCACCGTGGGTGACGCGCGGCCCAGCGCGCAGACGGACGCGTTGCTCGACGCGACGCGCCAGGCGTTGGTGAACGCGGTCACGCACGGCGGCGAGCCCGTCTCCGTCTACTGCGAGGCGGGCGAGACCCAGGTGGAGGTGTTCGTGCGCGACCACGGCGACGGATTCGATATGGACGCGGTGCCCGCGGACCGATTGGGTATCCGCGAGTCGATCATCGGCCGCGTCCGCCGCCGCGGCGGTACAGTGGAGGTGGTGTCGAGGCCCGACTGGGGCACCGAAGTCCGTATGCGCATTCCGATCACCGGCGATACGCCGCACACCACAGCCGCCTCGAACCCGAACGCCGGCCAGCGGCAAAGCGATCCCGCCGCCGCTTGA
- a CDS encoding LuxR C-terminal-related transcriptional regulator: protein MPIRVAVVDDHEMFRAGVIATLQPHFRIVGQAADVEGSVAMIADTQPDVVLLDVHVPGGEGGGGAEILMRSRALAPASVFLALSVSDSPQDVGSVIRAGARGYVTKTITGEDLISSIKQVNEGYAVFSPKLAGFVLSAFQGAPLAEDTGAPARDEELDRLSAREQEVMRLIARGYTYKEVAAELFISIKTVETHVSSVLRKLQLSNRTELTRWAADRRIV, encoded by the coding sequence ATGCCGATCCGCGTGGCGGTCGTCGACGACCACGAGATGTTCCGCGCGGGAGTGATCGCCACCCTGCAGCCGCATTTCCGTATCGTCGGCCAGGCGGCCGATGTGGAGGGCTCGGTGGCGATGATCGCCGACACCCAACCCGATGTGGTGCTGCTTGACGTGCATGTGCCCGGCGGCGAGGGAGGCGGCGGCGCGGAGATTCTGATGAGGTCGCGCGCTCTGGCCCCCGCGTCGGTGTTCCTCGCGCTCTCCGTCTCCGACTCCCCGCAGGATGTGGGTTCGGTGATCCGCGCCGGCGCGCGGGGCTATGTGACCAAAACGATCACCGGAGAGGATCTGATCTCCTCGATCAAACAGGTCAACGAGGGCTATGCGGTGTTCTCGCCCAAACTGGCGGGATTCGTGCTCTCCGCCTTCCAGGGTGCGCCGTTGGCCGAGGATACGGGAGCGCCCGCGCGAGACGAGGAATTGGATCGGCTCTCGGCGCGCGAACAGGAGGTGATGCGGCTGATCGCCCGCGGATACACCTATAAGGAGGTGGCGGCCGAACTGTTCATCTCCATCAAAACCGTGGAGACGCACGTCAGTTCGGTGCTGCGCAAGCTCCAGCTGTCGAACCGCACCGAACTGACCCGATGGGCCGCCGACCGCCGCATCGTATAA
- the galE gene encoding UDP-glucose 4-epimerase GalE: MTTILVTGGAGYIATHTDIELLNKGYDVVSVDNYGNSSPEALRRVEEITGKTVKRYDGDVRDEALMNRIFDENPIDWVIHFAGLKAVGESVAKPIEYYDNNLYSTLVLLKVMRAHNVKKLIFSSSATVYGDPAELPILETTPTGGTTNPYGTSKLFQEQILRDVVVSDPEWTMVLLRYFNPVGAHESGLLGEDPKGIPANLTPYVAKVAVGELAAVQVYGTDYNTPDGTGVRDYIHVVDLAKGHVAVVDHIDEPGVHVYNLGTGHGYSVLEVIKAYEQAAGHPIPYELKDRRPGDIDACYADASKAAKELEWKAELTMEDMASSSLNWQTKNPNGFRTA; the protein is encoded by the coding sequence ATGACCACAATTTTGGTGACCGGCGGCGCCGGCTACATCGCCACCCATACCGACATCGAACTGCTCAACAAGGGCTATGACGTGGTGTCGGTCGACAACTACGGCAATTCCTCGCCCGAGGCGCTGCGCCGCGTCGAGGAGATCACCGGCAAAACGGTGAAGCGCTACGACGGCGACGTGCGCGACGAGGCGCTGATGAACCGCATCTTCGACGAGAACCCGATCGATTGGGTGATCCACTTCGCAGGCCTTAAGGCCGTGGGCGAATCCGTGGCCAAGCCGATCGAATACTACGACAACAACCTCTATTCGACGCTGGTGCTGCTCAAGGTGATGCGCGCCCACAACGTGAAGAAGCTCATCTTCTCGTCCTCCGCCACCGTGTACGGCGATCCGGCGGAGCTGCCGATTCTGGAGACCACCCCCACCGGCGGCACCACGAACCCCTACGGTACCTCCAAGCTCTTCCAGGAGCAGATTCTGCGCGACGTGGTCGTCTCCGACCCGGAATGGACCATGGTGCTGCTGCGCTACTTCAACCCGGTGGGCGCGCACGAGTCCGGCCTGCTGGGCGAGGACCCCAAGGGCATCCCCGCGAATCTCACGCCGTATGTGGCCAAGGTTGCGGTCGGCGAGCTCGCCGCCGTGCAGGTGTACGGCACCGACTACAACACTCCGGACGGCACCGGCGTGCGCGACTACATCCACGTGGTCGATCTGGCCAAGGGCCATGTGGCCGTCGTGGACCACATCGACGAGCCGGGCGTGCACGTGTACAATCTCGGCACCGGCCACGGCTACTCCGTGCTGGAGGTCATCAAGGCCTACGAGCAGGCCGCCGGCCACCCGATTCCCTACGAGCTCAAGGACCGCCGCCCCGGCGACATCGACGCCTGCTACGCCGACGCCTCCAAGGCCGCCAAGGAGCTGGAGTGGAAGGCCGAGCTGACCATGGAGGATATGGCCTCCTCGTCGCTCAACTGGCAGACCAAGAACCCCAACGGATTCCGCACCGCCTGA